The sequence ACCCTGGCCGAGGTGTTCGGGCCCGCGCGGGGCGCCGGCGCACGCCCGGTCCTCGGGTCGGTGAAGTCGATGATCGGCCACACCATGCCGGCCGCCGGAGTCGCGGGCCTGGTCAAGGCCGCCCTCGCGCTCCACCACCGCACCCTGCTGCCCACCCTCCACTGCGAGGACCCCCACCCCGCGCTCGCCGCCACCCGCTTCCGCCCCCTGGACCGGGCCCGGCCCTGGGAGAGCGAGGCCCGGCAGGTGGTCCGCCGGGCCGCCGTGAACGCCTTCGGCTTCGGCGGGATCAACGCCCATGTGGTGCTGGAGGAGGCGCCCGGCGGCCGTACCGCTTCGCGAGCGCACCGCGTCCCCGCCCCCGCGGCCCAGGTCGCCGAGCCCGAGCCGGTCCTGCTCCTCGCCGCACACAGCCCGGCGGGCCTCGCCGGCCTCCTCGACGCCGACGACCCGGCCGTACTCGCCGCCGGACTCGACCCCGCCCGGCCGCACCCCGGCGCCGGCCCCGTCCGGCTCGGCGTCGTCGCGCCGACCGCCAAACGGCTCGCCCTGGCCCGCCGCGCGGTCGCCAAGGGGCGCGCCTGGCAGGGGCGCGGCGACGTATGGTTCCGGCCGGGCCCGCTGCTCGGCCGCGCCGGCGGCAGGCTGGCGTTCGTCTTCCCCGGCCTGGAGGGCGAGTTCGCGCCCCGCACCGACGACATCGCCGCCCACTTCGGCCTGCCCCCGCTGCCTGGCACGGACGTCCGGGTCGACGACGTCGCCCGGCACGGCTTCGGCGTCGTCGGCGTGGGCCGCCTGCTGGACCAGGCGCTGCGCCGGATGGGCGTCGTGCCGGACGCGGTCGCCGGGCACAGCGTGGGCGAGTGGACGGCCATGGCGGCGGCCGGACTCTACTCGGCGGCCCAAGTGGACGCGTTCATGGCCGGGTTCGACCCGGACACGGTCACCGTCCCCGGCCTCGCCTTCGCCGCCCTCGGTACCTCGGCCGAGCACGTGCGCACCACGCTCGCCGAGCAGTGGCCGGACTCCGGGATCGTGCTCTCCCACGACAACGCGCCCCGCCAGTCCATGGTCTGCGGACCCGGCGCGGCCGTCGAGGCGTTCGTGCGGTCCCTGCGCGCCCACGGCGTGATCTGCCAGGTGCTGCCCTTCCGCTCCGGCTTCCACACCCCGATGCTCGAGCCGTACCTCGCCCCCATCCAGGAGGCCGCCGACCGCTTCCGGCTCCATCCGCCGACCGTGCCTGTGTGGTCGGGGACGACCGCGGCGCCCTTCCCGGCGGCCGAGGCGGAGGTGCGCGAGCTGTTCGTACGGCACCTGCTGGAACCCGTCCGCTTCCGCGAGCTGACCGAAGCGCTGTACGCCGCCGGGCACCGCGTCTTCGTCCAGACCGGTCCCGGCCGGCTCACCTCCCTGATCGACGACACCCTCGGCGACCGCGACCACCTGTCGGTCGCCGCCAACGCCGCGCAGCACGGCGGCATGGCCCAACTCCGGCGGGTGGCAACGGCATTGTGGACGGCGGGAGCATCCGTGGCGCCGGCGCTCCAGCCCCGCGCCACGGCGGCCCAGGCCGGCCGCCGGCCCGTCCGCCTCGACCTCTCCGGCGCCCTCGTCTCGCTGGACGGGCCGGAACTCGACACCCTGCGCGCACACCTGCGCCCCGCTGCCCGGCCGGCTTCCGCCCGGTTCGGCGACCTGGACGCCCTCACCCCGCGCATCCCGGCCGCCGCCGAACTGACCGCGCTGCTGCGGGACACCGCGGACACGGCGGCCGAGCTGATCACCGCGAGCCGTCGCCGTACCCCGGCCGCTGCCGTGCCCACCCTCGCCATTCCCGCCGCGGCCGCCACCACCGTCCACGTCTCACCGCGCACCATGCCCCACCTCCTGGACCACTGCTTCTTCCCGCAGCGGCCCGACTGGCCGGATGTGGAAGACCGGTGGCCCGTGGTGCCCGCCACCACCCTCGTGCGGCACATGATGGACGCGGCCGAGGCCGCCGCACCCGGTCTGCGGGCGGTCGCCGTGCACGGGGCCCGCTTCGACCGCTGGCTCACCGCCACACCCCCCGTCGACGTACAGGTCACCGTCACCCCGGACCCGGGCCGCCCGGACCGCGTCACCGTGGCCTTCGGCCCCACGGCCCGCGCCGTCGTCGAACTCGCCCCGCACCACCCGGCACCGCCCCGGCCCGGTCCCCTCCCGGGTGCCCCGGAACGCCGCCCTGAGCACACGGCCGCCCAGCTCTACCGGGATCGCTGGATGTTCCACGGCCCCGGCTTCCAGGGCCTCACCGACCTCACCGCGATCGGCGAGCGGCACATCCGCGGAGTGATCACCACACCCGCCGCTCCCGGCGCCCTGCTCGACAACGTGGGCCAGCTCCTCGGCTACTGGATCATGGCTACCCGCACCGAGCGGACCGTCGTCTTCCCGGTACAGATACGGCAGTTGACGTTCCACGGCCCGCACCCGGCTCCCGGCACCCAGGTCGGCTGCCTGCTGCGGATCACCTCCCTCACGGACACCGTCCTGGAAGCGGACGCCGAGCTGACGGCCGGCGGCCGGGTGTGGGCCCGGATCACCGGCTGGCAGGACCGCCGCTTCGACAACGACCCCACGACCCGGCCCGTCGAGCGCTTCCCCGAGCGCCACACCCTGTCCACGGGCCGGCCGGGCGGCTGGGTGCTGGTGCACGAACGCTGGCCGGACCTCGCCTCCCGCGAGCTGATCATGCGCAACTCGCTGGGCGGTGCCGAGCGCGCCGCGTACGCCGACCGCCCGCCGCGCGGCCGCCGGCAGTGGCTGCTCGGCCGGATCGCGGCCAAGGACGCCGTACGGCAGTGGCTCTGGCAGCAGGGCGAGGGCCCCGTCTTCCCGGCCGAACTCCGGTTGCTGAACGACGAGTTGGGCCGCCCGTACGTCACCGGGACGCACGGGCGCACGCTGCCCCCGCTGGATGTCTCGCTCGCCCACCGGGCCGAGGCGGGGGTGGCGATCGTACGGCCGCACACCCCGCAGCCCGGCCCCGGCATCGACATCGAAGAGGTCACCGAGCGCGACCCGGCGACCCTCGCCACCGCGCTCGGCCCGGCCGAACTGCGGCTGCTGCACCGCCTGTCGGCGAACGGCCCCGACCCGCAGGCGCTGTGGTTCACCCGCTTCTGGGCCGCCAAGGAAGCGGTGGCCAAGGCCGAGGGCGTCGGATTCGACGGCCGGCCACGGGACTTCACCGTCCTGGAGGCCGACCGGGACGGCAGCCGCCTGCTGGTCTCCGGCCGCCTGGAGCGCGCCTACACCGTGCACTGCGCGCCGGCCGGCAATCCCCCCGCTCTGCCCGAGCGGTCCTACGTGGTGGCCTGGGCGACCGGACCCGGCACCGACGACGACGCACCACCCGACGACGATGCAGCCGAGGAGTGCCCCCGATGAACCCCACCCAGCCGGCTCCGACGGATCCCGCTCAGCCGGCCCCGGCGCAGCCCTCCGCCGACACCGTGCTCGCCGATGTCACCGGCATGCTGCGCACGGTGCTCGCCGAGTACGGCGACGACGACGTGGTGATCGGCATGTCCACCACCTTCAACCGTGACCTGGAGCTGGAGAGCATCGACCTCGTCACCCTGGCCGGCCTGCTCGAGGAGCGGTACGGGCAGCGGGTCAACCTCGCCGAGTTCCTGGCCGGCATGGAGTTCGACGAGATCATCGAGCTGACCGTGGGCCGGCTGGTGGAGTACGTGGTGTGGCGTCTGAAGACCACGCAGGCGGGCTGAGCCGTGGCGATGGTCGACGCCGGCGGGATCCGGCTGCACGTCCAGCGCACGGGGCCCACCGAGGGCCGCGTGCCCCGTGCCACGGTCGTCCTGGTGCACGGCCTGCTCACCGACAGCCTGGCCAGTTACTACTTCACCGTCGCCCCCGCCTTCGCCGCGGCCGGCCTCGACGTGGTCATGTACGACCTGCGCGGACACGGCCGCAGCGGGCGGCCGCCGCAGGGCTACACCCTCGACCACAACATCGACGACCTGGAGGCCCTCCTCGGCCGGCTGGACATCGCCGGCCCCGTCCACCTCGTCGGCAACTCCTACGGCGGCACCATCGCCTTCGGCTATGCGGCCCGGCACCCGCAGCGCACGCTCAGCCTGACGCTGATCGAGTCCGAGCCCGCGACCCCGGCCTGGGCGGCGAAACTCGGCCGCATCCTCGACCGGGTCGTCAGCGAACTCGCCCACAACGAGCCCGACGCCCTCGCCTGGATCACCGCGAACCGGGGCCACAACACCGCACGCCTGGCCAAGGGCGCCGCCCGCCTCGCCCGCGAGACCACCCTCGGCCGGGACATCCCCGCGAGCCGGGTGCTCACCGAGAGCGAGATCAGGGCCGTACGCTGCCCGGTTCTCGGGGTGTACGGCGGCGAGTCGGACCTCGCCGGCCTGGTGCCGCTGAAGCGGGCGCTGCTGACGGACTTCCGGGCGGTCGTGCTGCCCGGGCACGAGCACTCGGTGCTGGTCGAGGCGCCCGCGACCGTCGGGCGGCACATCCTGGACCTGATCCACGCGGGGGCGGGGGTCCGGTGAGCGCCTTCCTCTTCGTCGTACCGCCGCTGACCGGGCACATCAACCCGGCCGTCGGCGTGGCCGCCCGGCTGGCCGCGCACGGACACCGGGTCGCCTGGGCGTGCGCCGACCCGGCGCTGGTCGGCCGGCTCGCGGGCCCGGACGCCGAGGTGCACGGGTGCGCGGGCCCGGTGCCCGGCGCCGGGGGCGCCGTGCGACCGCCGGACCTGCGGGGCGCGGAGGCACTGAAGTTCCTGTGGGAGTGGTACCTGCTGCCGCTCGCCGACGCCATGGCCCCGGGAGTGCGGGCAGCGGCCGAGACGTTCCGCCCGGACGTCGTCGTGGCCGACCAGCAGGCCTTCGCCGGCGCCCTGGTGGCCGAGCGCCTCGGGCTGCCGTGGGCCACCTCCGCCACCACCTCGGCGGAGTTCGCCGGCGCCTACGACGGCCTGCCGAAGATCGCCGAGTGGCTGCGGCGGAGCCTGGCCGCACTGCGGGCCCGCATCGGCGTTCCGTCCCACAGCGCCGACCCGCGCTTCTCGCCGCACCTGTTGCTGATCTTCAGCACTCCCGAACTCATCGGCCCCCAGGCGCCGTTGGCACCCCACATCCACTACGTCGGACCCTCGCTCGCCGGGCGTCCGGCCGGCCCCGGCTTCCCCTGGGAGCGGCTCGACCAGAGCCGGGCGAAGGTCCTGGTGACCCTCGGCACCGCGAACGCCGACACGGGCGTCCGGTTCCTCGCCGAGTGCCTCACCGCGCTGCGCGACCGCGCCGACCGGGTGCAAGGGGTGATCGCCGACCCGGCCGGGGTCCTCCCGGTGCCGCCCGGTGACAAGGACGTCCTGGTCCTCGCGCAGGTGCCCCAACTCCCGCTGCTGGAACGGATGGACGCCGTCGTCTGCCACGCGGGACACAACACCGTGTGCGAGGCCCTGTGGCACGGTGTCCCGCTCGTCGTCGCGCCCATCCGCGACGACCAGCCCGTGGTGGCCGGACAGGTCGTGGACGCCGGCGCGGGCGTCCGGGTCCGCTTCGGCCGGGTCCGCGCGGCCCAGCTGGGCGCGGCCCTCGACACCGTCCTCACCGAACGCGCCCACCGGGCCGCCGCCGCCCGGATCCGCACCGCGTTCCGCGCGGCGGGCGGCACCCGGGCCGCGGCGGCCCACCTCGAGAACCTCGCAGACTCAGCAGCGGAGAGCCGATGACCGACCACGACGGCAAGAGCGGTACGAGTGACGGGAGCGGTACGGGCGGCAAGCGGGACCCGAGCGGCAAGACGGCGCGCATCGCCGCCCTGCGCCCCGCCTACCAGAGGGACCTGGCCGCAGGCACCGA comes from Streptomyces sp. FXJ1.172 and encodes:
- a CDS encoding glycosyltransferase encodes the protein MSAFLFVVPPLTGHINPAVGVAARLAAHGHRVAWACADPALVGRLAGPDAEVHGCAGPVPGAGGAVRPPDLRGAEALKFLWEWYLLPLADAMAPGVRAAAETFRPDVVVADQQAFAGALVAERLGLPWATSATTSAEFAGAYDGLPKIAEWLRRSLAALRARIGVPSHSADPRFSPHLLLIFSTPELIGPQAPLAPHIHYVGPSLAGRPAGPGFPWERLDQSRAKVLVTLGTANADTGVRFLAECLTALRDRADRVQGVIADPAGVLPVPPGDKDVLVLAQVPQLPLLERMDAVVCHAGHNTVCEALWHGVPLVVAPIRDDQPVVAGQVVDAGAGVRVRFGRVRAAQLGAALDTVLTERAHRAAAARIRTAFRAAGGTRAAAAHLENLADSAAESR
- a CDS encoding acyl carrier protein, giving the protein MLRTVLAEYGDDDVVIGMSTTFNRDLELESIDLVTLAGLLEERYGQRVNLAEFLAGMEFDEIIELTVGRLVEYVVWRLKTTQAG
- a CDS encoding type I polyketide synthase, with the protein product MTQPQTPVAIVGMAVLLPGAPGLDAYWRNLRDGVDAIRDVPAGRWDAGYYRPGSADGPAVADQVYCRRGGFVDGLAEVEVTRYGIMPASVPGTEPDQLIALDVAAAALADAGGPERLPERNRIGVALGRGGYLTPGLVRLDQRVRTARQLVRTLGELLPGLDSGQLDRIHAAFTERLGPDSPESAIGLVPNLAASRIANRLDLRGPAYTVDAACASSLVAVDQAVTELATGRCDMMLAGGVHHCHDITLWSVFSQLRALSPTERIRPFHRDADGILIGEGTGVVVLKRLADAERAGDRVYAVIRGTGVASDGRTAGLVNPDPGGQARAVRQAWQAAGLDPAAPDAIGLLEAHGTATPAGDTAELATLAEVFGPARGAGARPVLGSVKSMIGHTMPAAGVAGLVKAALALHHRTLLPTLHCEDPHPALAATRFRPLDRARPWESEARQVVRRAAVNAFGFGGINAHVVLEEAPGGRTASRAHRVPAPAAQVAEPEPVLLLAAHSPAGLAGLLDADDPAVLAAGLDPARPHPGAGPVRLGVVAPTAKRLALARRAVAKGRAWQGRGDVWFRPGPLLGRAGGRLAFVFPGLEGEFAPRTDDIAAHFGLPPLPGTDVRVDDVARHGFGVVGVGRLLDQALRRMGVVPDAVAGHSVGEWTAMAAAGLYSAAQVDAFMAGFDPDTVTVPGLAFAALGTSAEHVRTTLAEQWPDSGIVLSHDNAPRQSMVCGPGAAVEAFVRSLRAHGVICQVLPFRSGFHTPMLEPYLAPIQEAADRFRLHPPTVPVWSGTTAAPFPAAEAEVRELFVRHLLEPVRFRELTEALYAAGHRVFVQTGPGRLTSLIDDTLGDRDHLSVAANAAQHGGMAQLRRVATALWTAGASVAPALQPRATAAQAGRRPVRLDLSGALVSLDGPELDTLRAHLRPAARPASARFGDLDALTPRIPAAAELTALLRDTADTAAELITASRRRTPAAAVPTLAIPAAAATTVHVSPRTMPHLLDHCFFPQRPDWPDVEDRWPVVPATTLVRHMMDAAEAAAPGLRAVAVHGARFDRWLTATPPVDVQVTVTPDPGRPDRVTVAFGPTARAVVELAPHHPAPPRPGPLPGAPERRPEHTAAQLYRDRWMFHGPGFQGLTDLTAIGERHIRGVITTPAAPGALLDNVGQLLGYWIMATRTERTVVFPVQIRQLTFHGPHPAPGTQVGCLLRITSLTDTVLEADAELTAGGRVWARITGWQDRRFDNDPTTRPVERFPERHTLSTGRPGGWVLVHERWPDLASRELIMRNSLGGAERAAYADRPPRGRRQWLLGRIAAKDAVRQWLWQQGEGPVFPAELRLLNDELGRPYVTGTHGRTLPPLDVSLAHRAEAGVAIVRPHTPQPGPGIDIEEVTERDPATLATALGPAELRLLHRLSANGPDPQALWFTRFWAAKEAVAKAEGVGFDGRPRDFTVLEADRDGSRLLVSGRLERAYTVHCAPAGNPPALPERSYVVAWATGPGTDDDAPPDDDAAEECPR
- a CDS encoding alpha/beta hydrolase; translated protein: MVDAGGIRLHVQRTGPTEGRVPRATVVLVHGLLTDSLASYYFTVAPAFAAAGLDVVMYDLRGHGRSGRPPQGYTLDHNIDDLEALLGRLDIAGPVHLVGNSYGGTIAFGYAARHPQRTLSLTLIESEPATPAWAAKLGRILDRVVSELAHNEPDALAWITANRGHNTARLAKGAARLARETTLGRDIPASRVLTESEIRAVRCPVLGVYGGESDLAGLVPLKRALLTDFRAVVLPGHEHSVLVEAPATVGRHILDLIHAGAGVR